In Nitrosarchaeum sp., the following proteins share a genomic window:
- a CDS encoding peptidase — protein MSKLVMKHAYFGLIMILVVISSIPSQNVSGHGLGGETHPPVTLDGRDVTLSINISPSTFDLNDLERYITINLNESKSQGVVEHVTLMFELKKDGERIFRRMFHDDLGNLTIKVINDGSDEIKIKGDLSPALESWMRTATEPVTMTGSVFNSGGLYEYKIEILTADSDFNFLDKRLELIGAISLAEHNTYTVVDSEQASHIVNIISYFDKIENFEFNSNKISFSMPFDWNQDLEQISVVHQEVRIPEGFSEFLHTKYDVKINNIVIKDDAVTIDDYSSDGRTVHVVMNQEDLKQIKEQAKQKSDSDMYFELGLSNDVVLPLVATTPDIRYQAYLSWKPEIIRAGEDITFFLETKELFTDKSTKNIEYEVDMSSNGTSIYHERIFGSVNSETLDKFQFKFLPEHIGTVKLDISDIGGNSLSDVNFLLVVKPQEITKFPITLESKSNTLDGQYLVDLTWFPNTLGLGESEFVMTFYEKDSKLPVRGATYDFVLLKDGSEIYRKSGIANAGGTFENFVFVEKETGDLTIRIENIAGTDEYVEIPINVTPEFPLGISIMFMIIISILMISTKYVKNFQYNV, from the coding sequence ATGTCCAAATTAGTAATGAAACATGCCTATTTTGGGTTGATTATGATATTGGTTGTAATATCTAGTATACCATCTCAAAATGTTTCTGGACATGGATTAGGAGGCGAGACTCATCCTCCAGTAACACTTGATGGACGTGATGTGACTTTGTCAATTAACATTTCCCCATCTACATTTGATCTCAATGATTTGGAAAGATACATCACAATTAATCTAAATGAATCAAAAAGTCAAGGAGTAGTAGAACACGTTACCCTTATGTTTGAATTAAAAAAAGATGGCGAAAGAATTTTCAGAAGAATGTTTCATGATGACTTGGGCAATCTAACCATTAAAGTAATTAATGATGGTTCAGATGAAATAAAAATCAAGGGAGATTTATCACCTGCTCTTGAATCATGGATGAGAACTGCAACAGAGCCAGTAACAATGACAGGTTCAGTTTTTAATTCAGGTGGGTTATATGAATACAAAATAGAAATCTTAACTGCTGATTCGGATTTTAATTTTCTTGACAAGAGACTAGAATTGATAGGGGCAATCAGTCTTGCTGAACACAATACGTATACAGTAGTTGATTCTGAACAAGCATCTCATATAGTAAATATAATTTCATATTTTGATAAAATTGAAAACTTTGAGTTTAATTCAAACAAAATTTCATTTTCAATGCCTTTTGATTGGAATCAAGATCTTGAACAGATAAGTGTAGTACATCAAGAAGTTAGAATTCCAGAGGGGTTTTCGGAATTTCTCCATACAAAATATGATGTTAAAATAAATAATATTGTGATAAAAGATGATGCTGTAACTATAGATGATTATTCATCAGACGGTAGAACAGTTCACGTTGTGATGAATCAAGAAGATCTAAAACAAATCAAAGAACAAGCAAAACAAAAATCAGATTCAGACATGTATTTTGAATTGGGTTTAAGCAATGATGTTGTTTTACCTTTGGTAGCAACCACTCCTGACATTAGATATCAGGCGTATCTATCTTGGAAGCCAGAAATAATCAGAGCTGGGGAGGATATAACCTTCTTTTTAGAAACAAAAGAACTGTTTACAGACAAATCTACCAAGAACATAGAATATGAGGTAGACATGTCATCAAACGGCACTTCTATCTATCACGAACGTATTTTTGGTTCTGTAAATTCTGAAACTTTAGATAAATTTCAATTCAAATTTCTTCCTGAACACATTGGAACCGTTAAATTAGATATATCAGACATTGGGGGAAATTCTCTTTCAGATGTTAATTTTTTGTTAGTTGTGAAGCCTCAAGAAATTACAAAATTTCCAATTACATTGGAAAGTAAATCAAATACTTTGGATGGACAATATTTAGTTGATCTTACATGGTTTCCAAACACATTAGGTCTTGGAGAATCAGAATTTGTTATGACCTTTTATGAAAAAGACTCCAAACTGCCAGTAAGAGGTGCAACGTATGATTTTGTGTTACTCAAAGATGGTTCTGAAATATATCGCAAATCTGGTATCGCAAATGCAGGTGGCACATTTGAAAACTTTGTATTTGTGGAAAAAGAAACAGGAGATCTTACCATAAGAATTGAAAATATTGCTGGAACTGATGAATATGTTGAAATTCCAATTAATGTTACACCAGAATTTCCACTAGGAATTTCAATTATGTTTATGATAATAATTTCAATACTAATGATATCAACAAAATATGTTAAAAATTTTCAATATAATGTATAA
- a CDS encoding cation transporter yields the protein MPDDDDLPKDLSHITPAYRRALWLVVLLNVGYGIADMVGGFLADSQALKADALDFLGDGSITFLGLLAIGWGLKLRARSALLQGIFLGVMGIAVLGYTIYRTQILHVPEAGLMGIFGFGALLINVIAVIILLPHRKGDANVRAVWLFSRNDALGNILVIVGAGFVFLTGTSYPDLIVAGIIASLFLHSSFSIIKDARNDMKESVK from the coding sequence ATGCCAGACGATGATGATTTACCAAAAGATCTTTCCCATATAACACCTGCATATCGTAGGGCATTATGGTTAGTTGTTTTACTCAATGTAGGATATGGCATTGCAGATATGGTTGGGGGATTTTTAGCAGATTCTCAAGCACTCAAAGCTGATGCACTTGATTTTCTAGGTGATGGTTCAATCACATTCTTAGGATTGCTTGCAATAGGTTGGGGGTTGAAATTGCGTGCTCGCTCAGCTCTTCTACAAGGAATTTTTCTTGGTGTAATGGGAATAGCAGTACTTGGTTATACAATATATCGCACACAAATTCTGCATGTTCCTGAAGCTGGATTGATGGGGATCTTTGGCTTTGGTGCACTTTTGATTAATGTAATTGCAGTTATCATATTACTTCCACATAGGAAAGGTGATGCTAATGTACGTGCAGTATGGCTCTTTAGTCGTAACGATGCGTTAGGTAATATTTTGGTGATAGTTGGTGCAGGTTTTGTATTTTTGACAGGAACATCATACCCCGATCTCATAGTAGCTGGCATAATTGCAAGTCTCTTTCTTCATTCATCATTCTCAATAATTAAAGACGCGAGAAATGACATGAAAGAATCTGTGAAGTGA
- a CDS encoding tyrosine-type recombinase/integrase translates to MLREKWIIHAKEQSKKSIEYQKFFAGMKTDSTRSTYAYNMKRFMDFLVERKEIENNEEYKIVVGFDQEKITDLLQAYVMNLNETIKTSGISTMLASPELFFDMNRKFWHRKLVRRTIKKEEQELAGNKPVTDDEVKRMIDSAKHTRDKAIIHFMASTGARPAGISDPILRMKHLKNMPHGCMAIKIYDESKEGYWSFLTPEATRALNNYFSWRKEMRKEEFSDETPIFANFYKNKTNDHMDEMGLRKVVEKAIRNAGIERTKKGATYDKATMRMFRKRFNGKLKMNNEVNSNIAEKLMAHRRGLDGAYLQPTLEECFEQFSKAILDLTIDDTEKIRVEKLKIEKEKSELEQAKLDKEQVESEMDWMKTEIIKMQARIEKINRLKKKPNQVSQS, encoded by the coding sequence ATGCTACGGGAGAAGTGGATAATCCATGCAAAGGAGCAATCAAAGAAGAGTATAGAGTATCAGAAATTCTTTGCAGGAATGAAGACAGACTCCACTCGTTCCACATATGCATACAACATGAAAAGATTCATGGATTTTTTAGTAGAAAGAAAAGAAATTGAAAATAATGAAGAATACAAAATAGTAGTAGGTTTTGATCAAGAAAAAATTACAGATTTACTGCAAGCATATGTAATGAATCTAAATGAAACAATAAAGACATCAGGTATTAGCACAATGCTTGCATCACCAGAATTGTTTTTTGACATGAATAGAAAATTCTGGCACAGAAAACTAGTAAGAAGAACAATCAAAAAAGAAGAACAAGAATTAGCAGGAAACAAACCAGTAACTGATGATGAAGTAAAAAGAATGATAGACTCTGCAAAACACACAAGGGACAAAGCAATAATTCACTTTATGGCAAGTACGGGTGCAAGACCTGCAGGAATTTCAGACCCGATTCTAAGAATGAAGCATCTAAAGAATATGCCACATGGATGTATGGCAATTAAAATCTATGACGAGTCAAAGGAGGGATACTGGTCATTTTTAACGCCAGAGGCAACAAGAGCATTAAACAATTATTTTTCTTGGAGAAAAGAGATGCGAAAAGAAGAATTCAGTGATGAAACTCCAATATTTGCAAATTTTTACAAAAATAAAACTAATGATCATATGGATGAGATGGGATTGCGTAAAGTGGTAGAAAAAGCAATCAGAAACGCAGGAATTGAACGAACAAAAAAAGGCGCAACATATGACAAAGCAACAATGCGTATGTTTAGAAAAAGATTCAACGGGAAACTCAAAATGAACAATGAAGTAAACTCTAACATCGCAGAAAAACTAATGGCACATAGAAGAGGATTAGATGGAGCATATCTGCAACCAACATTAGAAGAATGTTTTGAGCAATTTTCAAAGGCAATTTTGGATTTGACAATAGATGACACTGAAAAAATAAGAGTAGAGAAACTAAAGATAGAAAAGGAAAAATCAGAATTAGAACAAGCTAAACTGGATAAAGAGCAAGTAGAGAGTGAAATGGACTGGATGAAGACAGAAATAATCAAAATGCAGGCACGAATTGAGAAAATAAACAGGTTAAAGAAAAAGCCTAATCAGGTTTCCCAGTCATAA
- the cofH gene encoding 5-amino-6-(D-ribitylamino)uracil--L-tyrosine 4-hydroxyphenyl transferase CofH: protein MNTNIDALLKKSDSSISEILNKALSDKEISAEEGLRLYNTSGIDFHLVGLVADEIRSRRVGDTVTYVVNRNINFTNVCIKQCGFCAFSRDFREEEGYFLPTEEIVRRAKEAQQLGATEVCIQAGLPPDMDGELYENICKEIKKEIPDIHIHGFSPEEVLYGASRSKTTIREYLKRLKEAGVNTLPGTAAEILDQKLRDKISPGRISVKDWIEVIKTAHNLGINTTSTMMFGHVETLEDRVNHIVKIREIQKETKGFTEFVPLNFIHSEAPMYKHQLHEEIREGGSGKDVLLTHAIARILLNNQIDNIQMSWVKEGQKMSQLLLMWGANDFGGTLINESISTSAGSNHGQLIRPKEIRRLVKEIGRIPAERSTNYKILKRFDGNDESDGELDKISDSSKFGSYAELIKINKFRYKNPRSNKP, encoded by the coding sequence ATGAATACAAACATAGATGCACTACTTAAAAAATCAGATTCTTCTATTTCTGAAATTTTGAACAAGGCATTATCTGACAAAGAGATATCAGCAGAAGAAGGACTAAGGCTGTATAATACATCAGGTATTGATTTTCATTTAGTAGGATTAGTAGCAGATGAAATTAGAAGTAGAAGAGTAGGAGATACTGTCACATATGTTGTAAATAGGAACATCAATTTCACTAACGTATGCATTAAGCAATGTGGTTTTTGTGCATTTAGTAGAGACTTTAGAGAAGAAGAAGGGTATTTTCTTCCAACCGAAGAAATAGTCAGACGTGCAAAAGAAGCACAGCAATTAGGAGCTACCGAAGTATGTATCCAAGCTGGCCTTCCCCCAGATATGGACGGAGAACTATATGAGAATATTTGTAAAGAGATTAAAAAAGAGATTCCAGATATTCACATACATGGATTTTCACCTGAAGAGGTACTTTATGGAGCATCAAGATCAAAGACTACGATTAGAGAATATCTAAAGAGGCTCAAGGAGGCAGGAGTAAATACACTACCTGGAACTGCAGCTGAGATTTTAGATCAGAAACTAAGAGATAAAATTTCTCCAGGAAGAATCAGTGTGAAAGACTGGATAGAAGTAATCAAAACTGCACATAATCTTGGAATCAACACTACGTCAACTATGATGTTTGGACATGTTGAGACTCTAGAAGACAGAGTAAACCACATTGTAAAAATTAGAGAAATTCAAAAAGAAACAAAAGGATTCACAGAATTCGTTCCACTTAATTTCATTCACAGTGAAGCTCCAATGTACAAACATCAACTACATGAAGAGATAAGGGAGGGAGGAAGTGGAAAAGATGTATTACTCACACATGCCATTGCACGAATTTTACTGAATAATCAAATTGACAATATTCAAATGTCTTGGGTAAAAGAAGGACAGAAAATGTCTCAGTTATTGTTAATGTGGGGAGCAAATGACTTTGGCGGAACGCTAATCAATGAGAGCATTTCAACTTCAGCTGGTTCCAATCACGGACAATTGATCAGACCAAAAGAAATTAGAAGACTTGTCAAAGAGATTGGAAGAATACCTGCCGAAAGAAGTACGAATTATAAAATATTGAAAAGATTTGATGGGAATGATGAATCAGATGGTGAGCTTGATAAAATTTCAGACTCGTCTAAATTTGGATCATATGCAGAATTAATTAAAATTAACAAATTTAGATATAAAAATCCAAGAAGCAACAAACCATAG
- the cofG gene encoding 7,8-didemethyl-8-hydroxy-5-deazariboflavin synthase subunit CofG: MNELVLNSESLNSVLEDKIISRDNIIEIYQNSKIDSKELFSIAQKLRHKFKKDSVTFSKKAFFNIVNLCKDTCSYCTYKAEPNENKISLMSKQEIKQLLSLAKKYRCVEALFVTGERPEQRYQEARDWLKENGFNSTAEYLIHASELAIEEGLFPHTNAGNLNYDELKELQKTNVSMGIMLENVSERLIKKDMPHYLAASKRPKARLEVLENTGKLKIPMTTGILVGIGETPIEVIDSIIAIKKLHEKYGNIQEVIIQNFQPKQDTKMKNFPPANENYFKIIVALTRVIMPKMNIQIPPNLSPNSYQSFLSLGINDWGGISPLTPDYVNPEFSWPEIKKVEQDSKNAGFELKCRFPIYPEFFSFIGKELRGKMKNIEDEEGMVRKDYWK, translated from the coding sequence TTGAATGAGCTTGTATTAAACTCTGAGAGTTTAAACAGTGTTTTAGAAGATAAAATAATTTCCAGAGACAATATAATAGAAATATATCAAAATTCAAAAATAGATTCTAAAGAATTATTTTCAATAGCACAAAAACTAAGACATAAATTTAAAAAAGATTCAGTGACATTTTCAAAAAAAGCATTTTTTAATATTGTAAATTTATGCAAAGATACATGTTCATACTGTACTTACAAGGCAGAACCTAATGAAAATAAAATATCATTGATGTCAAAACAAGAAATAAAACAGTTATTGAGTCTTGCAAAAAAATATCGATGTGTAGAAGCATTATTTGTGACAGGTGAAAGACCAGAACAGAGATATCAAGAAGCTAGGGATTGGCTAAAAGAAAACGGATTCAACTCGACTGCAGAATATTTGATTCATGCATCAGAATTAGCAATAGAGGAAGGATTATTCCCACACACCAACGCTGGAAATTTGAATTATGATGAGCTAAAAGAATTACAAAAAACCAATGTGTCAATGGGCATAATGCTTGAAAACGTTAGTGAAAGACTGATAAAAAAAGACATGCCTCATTATCTAGCTGCAAGTAAAAGGCCAAAAGCAAGACTCGAAGTATTAGAAAACACAGGCAAATTAAAGATTCCAATGACTACAGGAATTCTTGTAGGTATTGGAGAAACACCAATTGAAGTAATAGACTCGATCATTGCAATAAAAAAACTACATGAGAAATATGGAAATATTCAAGAGGTAATTATTCAAAACTTTCAGCCAAAGCAAGACACTAAGATGAAGAATTTTCCCCCAGCAAATGAAAATTATTTCAAAATAATTGTTGCACTAACAAGAGTAATTATGCCAAAAATGAACATACAGATTCCACCAAATTTGTCTCCAAATTCATATCAGAGTTTTCTATCTTTAGGAATTAATGATTGGGGTGGAATTTCACCACTTACACCAGATTATGTAAATCCAGAATTTTCATGGCCAGAGATTAAAAAAGTCGAACAAGATTCAAAGAATGCAGGATTTGAATTAAAATGCAGATTTCCAATTTATCCAGAATTTTTTTCATTTATTGGCAAAGAGTTAAGAGGTAAGATGAAAAATATTGAAGATGAAGAAGGGATGGTAAGGAAGGATTATTGGAAATGA
- a CDS encoding trypsin-like peptidase domain-containing protein, which produces MDKSGVIVGAIGGAAIVAIIFAVILAVPPTAVKSNVISDNKSIPSAAGTTITDYSKKLSLIEIFEKSEPGVVRINVQRAEQSNGTSGVGSGFVFDKQGHIITNAHVVKNVKKVVVTFLDGRSYNAEIVGSDQYTDIGVIKVNADLSLLQPLPLGDSANLKVGEPIAAIGNPFGLSGSMTSGIISQLGRLLPSGAGYSIPDVIQTDAAINPGNSGGPLLNMRGEIVGINTAIQSTTGEFTGVGFAVPSQTLAKIVPKIIVDGKYTHPWIGIAGRDIDPDLAKVLNLNDAVGFLVITVVDDSPAAKAGIHGSNETIEVDGIKYQIGGDIILSVDGNQVRKIDDILIHLQRAKSVGDEMVLEVLRDGRTTNITITLDERPNGN; this is translated from the coding sequence ATGGATAAATCAGGAGTAATTGTCGGAGCTATAGGTGGGGCAGCAATTGTTGCAATAATTTTTGCAGTAATTTTAGCAGTGCCACCAACTGCAGTAAAATCAAATGTCATTTCAGATAACAAATCAATTCCAAGTGCAGCAGGAACAACAATTACAGATTACTCAAAAAAGCTTTCATTGATTGAAATATTTGAAAAATCAGAACCAGGAGTAGTTAGAATTAACGTTCAGAGAGCAGAGCAGTCAAATGGAACTAGTGGGGTAGGTTCTGGTTTTGTTTTTGATAAACAAGGACACATAATTACAAATGCTCATGTTGTTAAGAATGTAAAAAAAGTAGTAGTTACATTTTTGGATGGAAGATCATATAATGCAGAAATTGTGGGTTCTGATCAATATACAGATATAGGAGTGATCAAGGTTAATGCAGATTTATCGTTATTACAGCCATTGCCACTAGGAGATTCAGCAAATCTCAAGGTTGGAGAACCAATAGCAGCAATAGGAAATCCATTTGGATTATCAGGGTCTATGACTTCAGGAATTATTAGTCAATTGGGCAGACTCTTACCTTCTGGTGCAGGATACTCTATTCCAGATGTGATTCAGACAGATGCAGCAATTAATCCTGGAAATTCAGGAGGACCGCTATTGAATATGAGAGGAGAGATTGTCGGAATAAACACTGCAATACAATCAACTACAGGGGAATTTACAGGAGTAGGATTTGCAGTACCATCACAAACTTTAGCTAAAATTGTTCCAAAGATAATTGTAGATGGAAAATACACACACCCATGGATTGGAATAGCAGGTAGAGATATTGATCCTGATCTAGCTAAAGTTTTGAATCTAAATGATGCGGTAGGTTTTCTAGTAATTACAGTTGTAGATGATAGCCCAGCTGCAAAAGCAGGGATTCATGGTTCAAATGAGACTATAGAAGTCGATGGGATAAAGTATCAAATCGGAGGAGATATTATTTTATCAGTTGATGGAAATCAAGTAAGAAAAATAGATGATATTTTAATTCATTTACAGAGAGCAAAATCTGTAGGAGATGAAATGGTTTTAGAGGTTCTAAGAGACGGTAGAACAACTAATATCACAATTACTCTAGATGAACGACCAAATGGAAATTAA
- a CDS encoding glycosyltransferase family 2 protein, with protein MELILDVLNYSLIAILIGISAAWTFLIKTMMDSARFTPKIEDFEKKEHNNPKVSIILPARNEEEFIGRCLNSLIEQNYSNYEIIVIDDSSDDSTSKIIFEYAKKNSKIIPVSAQTKPEGWMGKNWACMEGYKKATGDILLFSDADTKHSQNVISLAVSHLLSFDLDALSAIPKMRAIDFWTKITLPMISVFLHTRFSALKVNDPAKKTAYFFGSFFIIKRKTYELVGMHEGVKHEIIEDGALGKKVKESGHKMKIVRGDHLIDAVWARDRSTLWNALKRLMVPLYLQSKKIAIGCFFAVLFLLFMPFPILAYSVFGAFKTTSFSLLFATSIISTIMIYIGAIIEVKKLLQLKLIDALFAPIGSLVVVLGFLSGLLQAKNSAVSWRGRKYYMKDHVQNSISV; from the coding sequence ATGGAATTAATTTTAGATGTTTTAAATTATTCATTAATTGCGATTTTAATTGGAATTTCAGCAGCATGGACATTTCTAATAAAAACTATGATGGATTCTGCTAGATTTACACCAAAGATTGAAGACTTTGAAAAAAAGGAGCATAACAATCCAAAAGTGTCAATAATTCTTCCTGCAAGAAATGAAGAAGAATTCATTGGAAGATGTCTAAACTCACTAATTGAACAGAACTATTCAAATTATGAAATAATTGTGATAGATGATTCGTCAGATGATTCAACTAGTAAAATTATTTTTGAATATGCAAAGAAAAACTCAAAAATAATTCCAGTAAGTGCACAGACAAAACCAGAGGGATGGATGGGGAAAAATTGGGCATGTATGGAAGGATATAAAAAAGCAACGGGAGATATTTTATTATTTTCTGATGCAGACACAAAACATTCCCAAAACGTTATCTCTCTTGCAGTATCACATTTACTCTCTTTTGATTTGGATGCATTATCAGCAATTCCAAAAATGCGTGCAATTGATTTTTGGACAAAAATCACATTACCAATGATTTCAGTCTTTCTTCACACTAGGTTTTCAGCGCTAAAAGTAAATGACCCTGCAAAGAAGACAGCATATTTTTTTGGCAGTTTTTTCATAATTAAAAGAAAAACATACGAATTAGTTGGAATGCATGAGGGTGTTAAGCATGAAATTATTGAAGATGGGGCCCTTGGGAAAAAAGTAAAAGAATCAGGACATAAAATGAAAATCGTTAGGGGAGATCATCTAATTGATGCAGTTTGGGCTAGAGATAGAAGTACACTTTGGAATGCATTGAAAAGATTAATGGTTCCGCTTTACTTACAGAGTAAAAAAATTGCAATTGGATGTTTTTTTGCAGTATTGTTTTTATTATTTATGCCATTTCCAATTTTAGCATATTCAGTTTTTGGAGCATTCAAAACAACATCGTTTTCATTATTATTTGCTACCTCAATTATTTCCACAATAATGATTTACATAGGAGCAATAATTGAAGTCAAAAAATTATTGCAATTAAAATTAATTGATGCGTTGTTTGCCCCAATAGGTAGCCTAGTAGTAGTATTAGGATTTTTGAGTGGGTTGCTTCAAGCTAAAAATAGTGCAGTATCATGGAGAGGACGAAAATACTATATGAAAGATCATGTTCAAAACTCAATCAGTGTATAG
- a CDS encoding SRPBCC family protein: MAEIQVSLEINSQIDNVWHIVSDIDNEPKFWKGTKEIRNISKNDNVVNREITIAFRDQKCMQEVKLYPKEKIETLFTKGVIVGSKIITLTAKDKKTILNVKWDIKLSGMMGMFTGMIKKHIQSGTEQALQKIKEEIER; encoded by the coding sequence GTGGCAGAAATTCAGGTATCACTAGAAATTAATTCCCAAATTGACAATGTTTGGCATATTGTCTCAGATATAGATAATGAACCGAAATTCTGGAAAGGGACCAAAGAGATTAGGAACATATCAAAAAACGACAATGTCGTAAACAGAGAAATAACTATAGCATTTAGAGATCAAAAATGCATGCAGGAGGTAAAATTATACCCAAAAGAAAAGATCGAGACACTCTTTACAAAAGGAGTCATAGTAGGGAGTAAGATAATTACATTAACTGCCAAAGATAAAAAAACGATTCTGAATGTAAAATGGGATATCAAACTGTCTGGAATGATGGGAATGTTTACAGGAATGATAAAAAAACACATTCAAAGTGGAACTGAGCAAGCATTGCAGAAGATCAAAGAAGAGATAGAGCGATAA
- a CDS encoding tRNA-binding protein — protein MSHVSYDDFAKLDIRVAKIISTEPIPGKTRIIKGIIDLGNETRNVIIGGAQYYKPEDIIGKVVIVIANLEPKTMAGVESNAMLLAADVDDKPFWLTVNEDVPLGSPIK, from the coding sequence ATGTCTCATGTATCTTATGATGATTTTGCAAAATTAGATATTCGTGTAGCAAAAATCATTTCAACCGAACCAATTCCTGGCAAAACTAGAATTATCAAAGGAATAATTGATCTTGGAAATGAAACAAGAAATGTGATAATTGGGGGAGCACAATATTACAAACCTGAAGATATTATTGGCAAAGTAGTGATTGTTATTGCAAACTTGGAACCTAAAACTATGGCCGGAGTTGAATCAAATGCAATGCTTTTGGCCGCTGATGTTGATGATAAACCATTTTGGTTAACCGTTAATGAGGACGTACCTTTAGGAAGTCCCATAAAATAA
- a CDS encoding TATA-box-binding protein — protein sequence MPQTKPIVSVENVVASASVDQKMDLNEITRTFPDVEYHPDQFPGLVFRLKSPKTATLIFTSGKMVCTGSKSEEMARKAVKTVVQKLRKGGIKVKKDATVEIQNIVASINLGGKIHLEQAARTLPRSMYEPEQFPGLIHRMLDPKTVILLFSSGKLVCTGAKKEPDVYRSVNNLHALLEEKNLMIYD from the coding sequence ATGCCACAAACAAAGCCAATTGTAAGCGTGGAAAATGTTGTAGCATCGGCTTCAGTTGATCAGAAAATGGACTTGAATGAAATTACACGTACATTCCCAGATGTCGAATATCATCCAGATCAATTCCCTGGGCTAGTCTTTAGACTAAAGAGTCCGAAAACTGCAACTTTGATTTTCACATCAGGAAAGATGGTGTGTACAGGTTCAAAATCAGAAGAAATGGCAAGAAAGGCAGTAAAAACAGTAGTTCAGAAACTTCGAAAAGGAGGGATAAAAGTAAAAAAAGATGCCACTGTAGAAATTCAAAATATTGTAGCATCGATTAACTTAGGTGGCAAAATCCATCTAGAACAAGCTGCAAGAACATTGCCAAGAAGTATGTATGAGCCAGAACAGTTTCCAGGATTAATTCATAGAATGTTAGACCCAAAAACAGTAATTTTGTTATTTTCTTCTGGAAAACTTGTCTGTACAGGCGCTAAAAAAGAACCTGATGTATATAGATCAGTTAACAACTTACATGCATTACTAGAAGAAAAAAATCTAATGATCTACGATTAA